In the Bacillus sp. FJAT-42376 genome, ATGGATTTTAGAAAGTCTCCCATGCTATCCTCATATTCCTTATTAGAGGGTGCTGGAGGAAGGGGGATAAAATCAATGGGCAAATTCAGGCTTGCAGCCTGTTCTGCAAGCAAATGGACCGGGATGCCATGAAAAGGGACCAGTCCCGCCTCCTTATTAATGGAGGTGAATAAACCGGACACTTCATATTCAGGGTCTTGTAAAAGCTTTGCAAGCATGAGTGTACTGTCTTTTCCTCCGCTCCAGGAAACCATGATTTTTTTCAATGTACGCCACCTCTTCATTTAATTGTATATCATCTTCAAAAAAAAATCTAAATCCTAGTAAAGGGCGAAAATATGCGGTTTTGATGAAATTTTATAAAACCTACCCGTTAACTCGGGTTGACAATCGTTCGAATTGTGCTAAAATTTGAAATCAATGACACATATACTTATCAAGAGAGGTGGAGGGACCTGGCCCTGTGAAACCCGGCAACCTGCATAAAGCAAGGTGCTAAATCCAGCAAAATGGGGACCATTTTGGGAGATAAGGGGAATACACCTCACAAGTCTTTCTAAATGGAAGACTTTTTATTTTTGGATTGGGAGGGGCTGTCCGTGGGGGAGCAAGATCAGCTGGATGAAGTAATCGGAACATTAAAGGAAATGCTTCAAGCGATGAGGTATGGTTCCATCACCCTGGTTGTCCAGGATGGGAAGATCATTCAGCTTGAGAAAAATGAAAAAGTACGCCTGAAATAAAAATGGCCGTAGCGCTGACTAGACAAACTAGAGGCGGGGACAGCTTGCACACGTTTGTTTCGTGCTGCAGCTATTCCCGCCTTTTTGTGCTGATAGCATATAGGAGAGGTGGAGACCCATGCTGACATTTGAAAATTGGACGGATTCAGCTCCGGAATTTGAAGATGAGGACAAAGTGACAGAAGCGCTGAATGTTTTAAAGTGGGCTTATGCTCATTATGAGGAAGAGCTGGTTTATGCATGCAGCTTCGGGATAGAAGGAATCGTTCTCATTGAACTCATTTCAAGAGTAAAAAAAGATGCACGAATCGTTTTTCTGGACACCGAGCTTCATTTTAAAGAAACATATGACCTGATCGAACGGGTAAAAGCCCGTTATCCGGATTTGAATATTCTGTTGAAAAAACCGTCTCTCACGGTAGCAGAGCAGGCCGCTGAATATGGGGATGAGCTTTGGAAAACGAATCCGAACGAATGCTGCAGAATCCGCAAAGTTCTCCCGCTCAGAGAAGTGATGAGCGGAGAAAAAGCGTGGATTTCGGGACTGAGAAGAGAGCAGTCCCCTTCGAGAAAAGATACTCAGTTCTTAAATAAAGATGACAAATTTAAAAACATTAAGATTTGCCCGCTCATCCACTGGACATGGAAAGACGTCTGGAGATTTGCCCACAAAAATGATTTGGATTATAACGTTCTTCATGATCAAGGGTATCCAAGCATCGGATGCGAGCCTTGCACCCAGCCTGCCATCGATGTGAATGATGCGAGATCGGGACGATGGAACGGCACGCAGAAGACAGAATGCGGACTGCACGGGTGAGGCGGCTGGATGCTTGAGGCTGCTGCAGTATTGCTCAGTTTGTTTTTCGCTATGAATATAGGGGCAAGCGGGGCAGCTGCGTCTATGGGTGTAGCTTACGGATCGGGTGCCATTAACCGGAAGGTGGCC is a window encoding:
- a CDS encoding YezD family protein, which translates into the protein MGEQDQLDEVIGTLKEMLQAMRYGSITLVVQDGKIIQLEKNEKVRLK
- a CDS encoding phosphoadenylyl-sulfate reductase, which produces MLTFENWTDSAPEFEDEDKVTEALNVLKWAYAHYEEELVYACSFGIEGIVLIELISRVKKDARIVFLDTELHFKETYDLIERVKARYPDLNILLKKPSLTVAEQAAEYGDELWKTNPNECCRIRKVLPLREVMSGEKAWISGLRREQSPSRKDTQFLNKDDKFKNIKICPLIHWTWKDVWRFAHKNDLDYNVLHDQGYPSIGCEPCTQPAIDVNDARSGRWNGTQKTECGLHG